The genomic DNA AAACCAAAGATAAGTTGCACCAGAGCGGATATTCTCTCTCTGGCGGTCAGCAACAGCGCCTGTGCATCGCCCGCGGTATTGCGATTCGCCCGGAAGTGCTGCTGCTGGATGAGCCGTGTTCAGCGCTGGATCCGATCTCCACCGGACGCATCGAAGAGCTGATCACCGAGCTTAAGCAGGATTACACCGTCGTGATCGTGACGCACAACATGCAACAGGCGGCACGTTGCTCTGACCACACTGCGTTTATGTATCTTGGCGAGCTGATCGAATTCAGTAATACGGACGATCTCTTTACTAAACCTGCTAAGAAACAAACTGAAGATTATATTACTGGCCGCTACGGTTGATTTGGAGTTAGCGATGGACAACCTTAATCTCAACAAACATATTTCCGGCCAGTTCAACGCAGAACTGGAACATATCCGCACCCAGGTGATGACCATGGGTGGGCTGGTGGAACAGCAGCTCTCTGACGCGATTACGGCGATGCATAATCAGGATCAGGAGCTGGCGAAGCGTGTTATCGACGGCGACAAACAGGTCAATATGATGGAAGTCGCCATTGATGAAGCCTGTGTACGTATTATCGCCAAGCGCCAGCCAACCGCCAGCGACCTGCGTCTGGTAATGGCGATCATCAAAACCATCGCTGAGCTGGAACGCATTGGCGACGTGGCGGATAAGATCTGCCGTACGGCGCTGGAAAAGTTCACGCAACAGCACCAGCCGCTGCTGGTGAGCCTGGAATCGCTGGGGCGCCACACGGTGCAGATGCTGCATGACGTGCTGGATGCCTTTGCGCGGATGGATATCGACGAAGCTGTTCGTATCTATCGCGAAGACAAGAAAGT from Trabulsiella odontotermitis includes the following:
- the phoU gene encoding phosphate signaling complex protein PhoU; this encodes MDNLNLNKHISGQFNAELEHIRTQVMTMGGLVEQQLSDAITAMHNQDQELAKRVIDGDKQVNMMEVAIDEACVRIIAKRQPTASDLRLVMAIIKTIAELERIGDVADKICRTALEKFTQQHQPLLVSLESLGRHTVQMLHDVLDAFARMDIDEAVRIYREDKKVDQEYEGIVRQLMTYMMEDSRTIPSVLTALFCARSIERIGDRCQNICEYIFYFVKGQDFRHVGGDELDKLLAGKDPKE